The Henckelia pumila isolate YLH828 chromosome 2, ASM3356847v2, whole genome shotgun sequence genome includes a window with the following:
- the LOC140883034 gene encoding sister chromatid cohesion protein PDS5 homolog B isoform X2, with product MADGGEEKDIEARKLIAKIGQQLAASKTCPNKHSLVKLLKQATTAFPELKQSESLKSVVKPLSDSFVRHSLLQHRDKDVKLLVGICLCEIIRVIAPNPEFSDAVFRDIFILILSLFGDLDDIASPYFSWSVKSLETVAKLQFFVLMLDTGCEDLVLKLFKIFFNVVREDHPQSLINSMSSIIARILEEKVTDAHSDPLNFEADITQQLLDLILQHIIKEGEGVSSASFELAVSVLKNCDGKLEHYICQFLTSCILNRDAAGSVVKEFYHEIIFQIFQIAPQMLLSVIPNLTHELLTDQVDVRLKALNLIRKLLSLPGNHIAREYRLVFIELLNRFSDKSAEVRLTAISCAKCLFLTNPSGSESLEVLSAIHGRLLDHDEKVRSEAVKVMCDLAKTNINLVSSDLISGTSERLRDKKVSVRKTALQKLVELYQEYCTRCAAGNTFLNEQIEQIPCNVLMLCFGKDCPEFRPQSLELVLADLFPTSLSTEERTKHWILMFSIFKPPHVKALKIILHQKRRLQDWLQEYLDLWSRTEVVSLEGNGSEDAERKLEALVLKMSACFCDPVKARGYFHELTDKGTAIGLQQLFRKRIALDCQTTMDGYLRELGKQNLPSEFFHILSTKASFNIFNSKQVQYILDRLSSDEAESKRLKDYSVQLLLTIVGAFPSLLRGSEKQFQLLLSEKVIPFNEDLIEIFAKEGSQLSIKLSHMYSPLAKLCLEATRVQSKLVVSAIAALADASEQFVLSELCKMLVDSLCNGQNTPTVLQSLGCVAQHFVSTFETQEKLITQYIVEEIFQQNDALASKDLVLLHESSESCSSCKLKVFGLKTLVRSFLPHKRSTPRRSISFLMDIIHRMLQKNVCSDRTIPCKYDESHIRLAAAKSVIRLSRKWELHISPQIFRLTVLTSKDKSPWIRRSFVNKLYKLLRNQVLPIRYACAFSFAAVDSLKDLRCDARKYLEEYIRKYCKGTQIHETMNMKEAANDPLYVTVFLIHVLAHDTDFPAPDCQDEDMYAKFLSPLFITLQAILDVNIVHSNSCHSSNVSSFLRSIFHAIKKAEDAVDGQMTPKLHLLADVGISILNSLNTDNARPLSTGLILLPSSLYKSGPAKTREANIYPSNGYRIDAHFTKKLISSLKTEIGNDVHLGQQIHKNSLWPKCKIDAKSGNMEDLEMNKIKDQFGGPHTGNEELFETSYQEVDTGTKINQIMSSPHGSARLHNKFTVGNGNFKDTHKNFDAKLSFSCGSEASRSLFAQKGANTSNRSEEDTGTRGSNACAEQSNLSRATDHMICCSSKIIKSSGEAFAGKHPEACSTSEICVMDDLDSINGIHQDLDEIASSSLDHGVGCCTNDQRKNLGAFEYDSIAGSLPKNRDFCTGAPQAAKRDRKLKDAVDVSTSEVINMDSNAVVPRRTRRRKI from the exons ATGGCGGACGGAGGCGAGGAGAAGGATATCGAGGCGCGTAAGCTGATAGCAAAGATAGGCCAACAACTCGCGGCCTCGAAAACCTGCCCCAACAAACATTCCCTCGTCAAATTACTCAAA CAAGCTACAACCGCCTTCCCAGAATTAAAACAGTCAGAATCACTAAAATCAGTAGTTAAGCCATTGAGTGATTCTTTCGTTCGGCATAGCCTACTCCAACATAGGGATAAAGATGTAAAGCTGCTTGTTGGCATCTGCCTATGTGAAATTATAAGGGTCATCGCACCAAATCCAGAATTTAGTGATGCAGTTTTTAGG GACATATTTATACTTATTTTAAGTTTGTTCGGCGATCTTGATGATATCGCAAGCCCCTATTTCTCTTGGAGCGTGAAATCACTGGAGACAGTTGCTAAATTGCAGTTTTTTGTGCTGATGCTAGACACTGGATGTGAGGATTTAGTTTTGAAATTGTTCAAAATTTTCTTCAACGTTGTGAG ggAAGATCATCCTCAAAGTTTGATCAATTCAATGTCATCTATTATTGCACGCATATTGGAGGAGAAAGTAACGGATGCACATTCAGACCCTCTTAATTTTGAAGCAGATATAACTCAGCAACTCTTAGACTTGATTTTGCAGCATATCATTAAAGAAGGAGAG GGTGTATCCTCTGCTTCATTTGAACTGGCCGTTTCTGTTTTGAAAAATTGTGACGGAAAGCTGGAGCACTATATATGCCAGTTCTTGACTTCATGTATATTGAATAGGGATGCAGCTGGGAGCGTTGTTAAAGAGTTTTACCatgaaattatatttcaaatatTCCAAATTGCTCCTCAAATGCTTCTGTCTGTCATACCTAATTTGACCCATGAATTACTG ACCGATCAAGTTGATGTCAGACTCAAAGCTCTTAATTTAATAAGAAAGCTCTTATCATTGCCTGGGAACCACATTGCGAGGGAATACCGCCTTGTTTTCATTGAGCTGTTGAATAGATTCTCTGACAAATCGGCCGAAGTGAGACTGACAGCCATTTCATGTGCAAAATGCCTTTTCCTGACCAATCCATCAGGGAGTGAATCTCTTGAAGTTCTCT CTGCCATTCATGGTCGACTGCTAGATCATGACGAGAAAGTGAGATCAGAAGCAGTAAAAGTGATGTGTGATCTAGCTAAGACTAACATAAATTTGGTGTCCTCGGATTTGATATCTGGAACATCTGAAAGACTTCGAGATAAGAAG GTATCAGTCAGAAAGACTGCATTGCAGAAGTTAGTAGAACTATATCAGGAGTATTGCACACGGTGTGCGGCGGGGAATACTTTTCTCAATGAACAAATTGAACAGATTCCTTGCAATGTTTTAATGCTTTGTTTTGGAAAAGATTGTCCAGAGTTCAG GCCTCAAAGCCTTGAACTAGTCTTAGCAGACCTGTTTCCCACGTCCCTTTCAACTGAGGAAAGGACAAAGCATTGGATATTAATGTTCTCAATCTTCAAGCCTCCTCATGTTAAAGCTTTGAAAATCATTCTGCACCAAAAAAGAAG GTTACAAGACTGGCTGCAGGAATACTTGGATTTGTGGAGTAGAACGGAG GTTGTCTCCTTGGAGGGTAATGGTTCTGAGGATGCAGAAAGAAAACTTGAGGCATTGGTTTTGAAAATGTCTGCGTGCTTCTGCGATCCAGTCAAAGCAAGAGGTTACTTTCATGAATTGACTGACAAAGGGACAGCTATTGGGTTGCAGCAGTTATTTAGAAAGAGAATTGCTCTCGATTGTCAGACCACCATG GATGGATATCTTAGAGAACTTGGCAAGCAAAATCTACCTTCTGAATTTTTCCACATACTCTCCACAAAGGCCTCTTTCAACATTTTTAACTCAAAGCAAGTGCAATACATTTTAGATCGTCTTTCTAGTGATGAAGCTGAAAGTAAACGCTTGAAGGATTATTCTGTACAACTTCTTTTG ACGATCGTTGGTGCCTTTCCATCACTTCTTAGAGGTTCAGAGAAGCAGTTTCAGCTTTTGTTATCAGAAAAGGTTATTCCTTTTAATGAAGATCTGATTGAGATATTCGCCAAAGAGGGTTCTCAGTTGTCTATTAAACTCAG TCATATGTACTCTCCCTTGGCGAAGTTGTGTTTGGAGGCAACACGCGTGCAGTCTAAACTTGTTGTTTCTGCTATTGCTGCCTTAGCTGATgcgtctgagcagtttgttttATCAGAACTTTGCAAG ATGCTTGTGGATTCTCTATGCAATGGACAGAATACTCCTACTGTTTTGCAGTCCTTGGGCTGTGTGGCTCAGCATTTTGTTTCAACATTTGAAACCCAAGAAAAATTGATTACACAGTACATTGTTGAGGAAATATTTCAACAAAATGAT GCTCTCGCTTCAAAGGATCTTGTTCTACTCCATGAATCATCTGAAAGTTGCAGTTCCTGTAAGTTGAAG GTCTTTGGGCTTAAAACGCTTGTACGGAGCTTTTTACCACATAAACGTTCCACTCCACGTCGTTCAATATCTTTTTTGATGGACATCATTCACCGAATGTTACAAAAGAATGTGTGTTCTGATCGTACCATCCCATG TAAATATGATGAGTCCCACATCCGATTAGCTGCAGCCAAGTCTGTGATCCGGCTTTCAAGGAAATGGGAATTACACATCTCTCCCCAGATTTTCCGCTTAACAGTATTAACATCCAAG GATAAGTCTCCCTGGATACGTAGATCTTTTGTCAACAAACTATACAAGTTATTGAGGAATCAGGTGTTGCCCATTAGATATGCATGTGCCTTTTCATTTGCTGCTGTGGATTCTCTAAAAGATTTGCGATGTGAT GCTAGGAAATATTTGGAAGAATATATTCGGAAATATTGTAAAGGAACTCAGATACATGAAACCATGAATATGAAAGAAGCAGCTAATGACCCTCTATACGTAACTGTGTTTTTAATCCATGTTCTTGCTCATGATACTGATTTCCCTGCTCCTGACTGTCAAGATGAAGATATGTATGCTAAGTTCCTGAG TCCTCTCTTCATCACTTTGCAGGCAATATTAGATGTCAATATAGTTCACAGCAACTCGTGCCATTCCTCAAATGTTTCATCGTTCTTGCGAAGTATTTTTCATGCAATCAAAAAGGCAGAGGATGCTGTTGATGGTCAGATGACTCCA AAACTTCATCTTTTAGCAGATGTGGGAATTTCTATATTGAATTCTCTAAATACCGATAACGCACGGCCACTCTCTACTGGACTCATTCTGCTTCCATCATCACTCTATAAAAGTGGTCCTGCTAAGACGAGAGAG GCTAACATTTATCCTTCAAACGGTTATAGAATCGATGCACATTTTACTAAGAAGTTGATATCTAGCCTCAAAACTGAG ATTGGTAATGACGTACATCTTGGGCAACAGATACACAAGAATTCTTTATGGCCAAAGTGTAAAATAGATGCTAAATCTGGAAATATGGAAGATTTAgagatgaataaaataaaagatcagTTTGGTGGACCACATACTGGAAATGAGGAATTGTTTGAGACCTCGTATCAGGAGGTTGACACAGGGACGAAAATAAACCAGATCATGTCCTCCCCCCATGGATCTGCTAGGTTGCATAACAAGTTCACAGTAGGGAATGGAAATTTTAAAGATACTCACAAAAACTTTGATGCAAAACTTTCATTCTCTTGTGGTTCAGAGGCATCGAGATCATTGTTTGCTCAAAAGGGGGCAAATACGAGTAATCGAAGTGAAGAAGATACTGGTACTAGAGGTAGCAATGCTTGTGCTGAACAATCGAATTTATCGAGAGCAACTGACCACATGATTTGTTGTAGTTCCAAG ATTATCAAATCTAGTGGGGAAGCATTTGCTGGCAAGCAtcctgaagcatgttctacttcAGAAATATG TGTCATGGATGATCTTGATTCTATCAATGGCATACATCAG GATTTGGATGAAATCGCATCGAGTTCTCT TGATCATGGTGTTGGTTGTTGCACAAATGATCAACGAAAAAATCTTGGTGCATTTGAATACGACTCCATAGCGGGAAGTTTGCCAAAAAACAGAGACTTCTGTACTGGAGCTCCTCAGGCCG CAAAAAGAGACAGGAAGCTTAAAGATGCAGTGGACGTATCAACATCGGAGGTCATCAATATGGATAGCAATGCT GTTGTGCCCCGTAGGACGCGaaggcgaaagatttga
- the LOC140883034 gene encoding sister chromatid cohesion protein PDS5 homolog B isoform X1, translated as MADGGEEKDIEARKLIAKIGQQLAASKTCPNKHSLVKLLKQATTAFPELKQSESLKSVVKPLSDSFVRHSLLQHRDKDVKLLVGICLCEIIRVIAPNPEFSDAVFRDIFILILSLFGDLDDIASPYFSWSVKSLETVAKLQFFVLMLDTGCEDLVLKLFKIFFNVVREDHPQSLINSMSSIIARILEEKVTDAHSDPLNFEADITQQLLDLILQHIIKEGEGVSSASFELAVSVLKNCDGKLEHYICQFLTSCILNRDAAGSVVKEFYHEIIFQIFQIAPQMLLSVIPNLTHELLTDQVDVRLKALNLIRKLLSLPGNHIAREYRLVFIELLNRFSDKSAEVRLTAISCAKCLFLTNPSGSESLEVLSAIHGRLLDHDEKVRSEAVKVMCDLAKTNINLVSSDLISGTSERLRDKKVSVRKTALQKLVELYQEYCTRCAAGNTFLNEQIEQIPCNVLMLCFGKDCPEFRPQSLELVLADLFPTSLSTEERTKHWILMFSIFKPPHVKALKIILHQKRRLQDWLQEYLDLWSRTEVVSLEGNGSEDAERKLEALVLKMSACFCDPVKARGYFHELTDKGTAIGLQQLFRKRIALDCQTTMDGYLRELGKQNLPSEFFHILSTKASFNIFNSKQVQYILDRLSSDEAESKRLKDYSVQLLLTIVGAFPSLLRGSEKQFQLLLSEKVIPFNEDLIEIFAKEGSQLSIKLSHMYSPLAKLCLEATRVQSKLVVSAIAALADASEQFVLSELCKMLVDSLCNGQNTPTVLQSLGCVAQHFVSTFETQEKLITQYIVEEIFQQNDALASKDLVLLHESSESCSSCKLKVFGLKTLVRSFLPHKRSTPRRSISFLMDIIHRMLQKNVCSDRTIPCKYDESHIRLAAAKSVIRLSRKWELHISPQIFRLTVLTSKDKSPWIRRSFVNKLYKLLRNQVLPIRYACAFSFAAVDSLKDLRCDARKYLEEYIRKYCKGTQIHETMNMKEAANDPLYVTVFLIHVLAHDTDFPAPDCQDEDMYAKFLSPLFITLQAILDVNIVHSNSCHSSNVSSFLRSIFHAIKKAEDAVDGQMTPKLHLLADVGISILNSLNTDNARPLSTGLILLPSSLYKSGPAKTREANIYPSNGYRIDAHFTKKLISSLKTEIGNDVHLGQQIHKNSLWPKCKIDAKSGNMEDLEMNKIKDQFGGPHTGNEELFETSYQEVDTGTKINQIMSSPHGSARLHNKFTVGNGNFKDTHKNFDAKLSFSCGSEASRSLFAQKGANTSNRSEEDTGTRGSNACAEQSNLSRATDHMICCSSKIIKSSGEAFAGKHPEACSTSEICYHSSVMDDLDSINGIHQDLDEIASSSLDHGVGCCTNDQRKNLGAFEYDSIAGSLPKNRDFCTGAPQAAKRDRKLKDAVDVSTSEVINMDSNAVVPRRTRRRKI; from the exons ATGGCGGACGGAGGCGAGGAGAAGGATATCGAGGCGCGTAAGCTGATAGCAAAGATAGGCCAACAACTCGCGGCCTCGAAAACCTGCCCCAACAAACATTCCCTCGTCAAATTACTCAAA CAAGCTACAACCGCCTTCCCAGAATTAAAACAGTCAGAATCACTAAAATCAGTAGTTAAGCCATTGAGTGATTCTTTCGTTCGGCATAGCCTACTCCAACATAGGGATAAAGATGTAAAGCTGCTTGTTGGCATCTGCCTATGTGAAATTATAAGGGTCATCGCACCAAATCCAGAATTTAGTGATGCAGTTTTTAGG GACATATTTATACTTATTTTAAGTTTGTTCGGCGATCTTGATGATATCGCAAGCCCCTATTTCTCTTGGAGCGTGAAATCACTGGAGACAGTTGCTAAATTGCAGTTTTTTGTGCTGATGCTAGACACTGGATGTGAGGATTTAGTTTTGAAATTGTTCAAAATTTTCTTCAACGTTGTGAG ggAAGATCATCCTCAAAGTTTGATCAATTCAATGTCATCTATTATTGCACGCATATTGGAGGAGAAAGTAACGGATGCACATTCAGACCCTCTTAATTTTGAAGCAGATATAACTCAGCAACTCTTAGACTTGATTTTGCAGCATATCATTAAAGAAGGAGAG GGTGTATCCTCTGCTTCATTTGAACTGGCCGTTTCTGTTTTGAAAAATTGTGACGGAAAGCTGGAGCACTATATATGCCAGTTCTTGACTTCATGTATATTGAATAGGGATGCAGCTGGGAGCGTTGTTAAAGAGTTTTACCatgaaattatatttcaaatatTCCAAATTGCTCCTCAAATGCTTCTGTCTGTCATACCTAATTTGACCCATGAATTACTG ACCGATCAAGTTGATGTCAGACTCAAAGCTCTTAATTTAATAAGAAAGCTCTTATCATTGCCTGGGAACCACATTGCGAGGGAATACCGCCTTGTTTTCATTGAGCTGTTGAATAGATTCTCTGACAAATCGGCCGAAGTGAGACTGACAGCCATTTCATGTGCAAAATGCCTTTTCCTGACCAATCCATCAGGGAGTGAATCTCTTGAAGTTCTCT CTGCCATTCATGGTCGACTGCTAGATCATGACGAGAAAGTGAGATCAGAAGCAGTAAAAGTGATGTGTGATCTAGCTAAGACTAACATAAATTTGGTGTCCTCGGATTTGATATCTGGAACATCTGAAAGACTTCGAGATAAGAAG GTATCAGTCAGAAAGACTGCATTGCAGAAGTTAGTAGAACTATATCAGGAGTATTGCACACGGTGTGCGGCGGGGAATACTTTTCTCAATGAACAAATTGAACAGATTCCTTGCAATGTTTTAATGCTTTGTTTTGGAAAAGATTGTCCAGAGTTCAG GCCTCAAAGCCTTGAACTAGTCTTAGCAGACCTGTTTCCCACGTCCCTTTCAACTGAGGAAAGGACAAAGCATTGGATATTAATGTTCTCAATCTTCAAGCCTCCTCATGTTAAAGCTTTGAAAATCATTCTGCACCAAAAAAGAAG GTTACAAGACTGGCTGCAGGAATACTTGGATTTGTGGAGTAGAACGGAG GTTGTCTCCTTGGAGGGTAATGGTTCTGAGGATGCAGAAAGAAAACTTGAGGCATTGGTTTTGAAAATGTCTGCGTGCTTCTGCGATCCAGTCAAAGCAAGAGGTTACTTTCATGAATTGACTGACAAAGGGACAGCTATTGGGTTGCAGCAGTTATTTAGAAAGAGAATTGCTCTCGATTGTCAGACCACCATG GATGGATATCTTAGAGAACTTGGCAAGCAAAATCTACCTTCTGAATTTTTCCACATACTCTCCACAAAGGCCTCTTTCAACATTTTTAACTCAAAGCAAGTGCAATACATTTTAGATCGTCTTTCTAGTGATGAAGCTGAAAGTAAACGCTTGAAGGATTATTCTGTACAACTTCTTTTG ACGATCGTTGGTGCCTTTCCATCACTTCTTAGAGGTTCAGAGAAGCAGTTTCAGCTTTTGTTATCAGAAAAGGTTATTCCTTTTAATGAAGATCTGATTGAGATATTCGCCAAAGAGGGTTCTCAGTTGTCTATTAAACTCAG TCATATGTACTCTCCCTTGGCGAAGTTGTGTTTGGAGGCAACACGCGTGCAGTCTAAACTTGTTGTTTCTGCTATTGCTGCCTTAGCTGATgcgtctgagcagtttgttttATCAGAACTTTGCAAG ATGCTTGTGGATTCTCTATGCAATGGACAGAATACTCCTACTGTTTTGCAGTCCTTGGGCTGTGTGGCTCAGCATTTTGTTTCAACATTTGAAACCCAAGAAAAATTGATTACACAGTACATTGTTGAGGAAATATTTCAACAAAATGAT GCTCTCGCTTCAAAGGATCTTGTTCTACTCCATGAATCATCTGAAAGTTGCAGTTCCTGTAAGTTGAAG GTCTTTGGGCTTAAAACGCTTGTACGGAGCTTTTTACCACATAAACGTTCCACTCCACGTCGTTCAATATCTTTTTTGATGGACATCATTCACCGAATGTTACAAAAGAATGTGTGTTCTGATCGTACCATCCCATG TAAATATGATGAGTCCCACATCCGATTAGCTGCAGCCAAGTCTGTGATCCGGCTTTCAAGGAAATGGGAATTACACATCTCTCCCCAGATTTTCCGCTTAACAGTATTAACATCCAAG GATAAGTCTCCCTGGATACGTAGATCTTTTGTCAACAAACTATACAAGTTATTGAGGAATCAGGTGTTGCCCATTAGATATGCATGTGCCTTTTCATTTGCTGCTGTGGATTCTCTAAAAGATTTGCGATGTGAT GCTAGGAAATATTTGGAAGAATATATTCGGAAATATTGTAAAGGAACTCAGATACATGAAACCATGAATATGAAAGAAGCAGCTAATGACCCTCTATACGTAACTGTGTTTTTAATCCATGTTCTTGCTCATGATACTGATTTCCCTGCTCCTGACTGTCAAGATGAAGATATGTATGCTAAGTTCCTGAG TCCTCTCTTCATCACTTTGCAGGCAATATTAGATGTCAATATAGTTCACAGCAACTCGTGCCATTCCTCAAATGTTTCATCGTTCTTGCGAAGTATTTTTCATGCAATCAAAAAGGCAGAGGATGCTGTTGATGGTCAGATGACTCCA AAACTTCATCTTTTAGCAGATGTGGGAATTTCTATATTGAATTCTCTAAATACCGATAACGCACGGCCACTCTCTACTGGACTCATTCTGCTTCCATCATCACTCTATAAAAGTGGTCCTGCTAAGACGAGAGAG GCTAACATTTATCCTTCAAACGGTTATAGAATCGATGCACATTTTACTAAGAAGTTGATATCTAGCCTCAAAACTGAG ATTGGTAATGACGTACATCTTGGGCAACAGATACACAAGAATTCTTTATGGCCAAAGTGTAAAATAGATGCTAAATCTGGAAATATGGAAGATTTAgagatgaataaaataaaagatcagTTTGGTGGACCACATACTGGAAATGAGGAATTGTTTGAGACCTCGTATCAGGAGGTTGACACAGGGACGAAAATAAACCAGATCATGTCCTCCCCCCATGGATCTGCTAGGTTGCATAACAAGTTCACAGTAGGGAATGGAAATTTTAAAGATACTCACAAAAACTTTGATGCAAAACTTTCATTCTCTTGTGGTTCAGAGGCATCGAGATCATTGTTTGCTCAAAAGGGGGCAAATACGAGTAATCGAAGTGAAGAAGATACTGGTACTAGAGGTAGCAATGCTTGTGCTGAACAATCGAATTTATCGAGAGCAACTGACCACATGATTTGTTGTAGTTCCAAG ATTATCAAATCTAGTGGGGAAGCATTTGCTGGCAAGCAtcctgaagcatgttctacttcAGAAATATG CTATCATTCTAGTGTCATGGATGATCTTGATTCTATCAATGGCATACATCAG GATTTGGATGAAATCGCATCGAGTTCTCT TGATCATGGTGTTGGTTGTTGCACAAATGATCAACGAAAAAATCTTGGTGCATTTGAATACGACTCCATAGCGGGAAGTTTGCCAAAAAACAGAGACTTCTGTACTGGAGCTCCTCAGGCCG CAAAAAGAGACAGGAAGCTTAAAGATGCAGTGGACGTATCAACATCGGAGGTCATCAATATGGATAGCAATGCT GTTGTGCCCCGTAGGACGCGaaggcgaaagatttga
- the LOC140882731 gene encoding proteasome subunit beta type-3-B-like, with amino-acid sequence MSIFEYNGSALVAMVGKNCFAIASDRRLGVQLQTIATDFQKIYEIHDKLFIGLAGLATDAQTLYQKLVFRHKLYQLREERDMRPETFTSLVSALLYEKRFGPYFCQPVIAGLGNDNKPFICTMDSIGAKELAKDFVVAGTASESLYGACESMFKPDMEAEELFETISQALLSSVDRDCLSGWGGHAYLVTPDEVTERILKGRMD; translated from the exons ATGTCG ATCTTCGAGTATAACGGAAGTGCGTTAGTGGCAATGGTGGGGAAGAATTGCTTTGCTATAGCAAGTGACCGGCGACTTGGGGTGCAGTTGCAGACTATCGCCACTGATTTTCAGAAAATTTACGAAATCCACGATAAGCTGTTTATCGGTTTAGCGGGCCTGGCCACCGACGCTCAAACCTT GTATCAAAAACTTGTTTTTCGACACAAGTTGTATCAGCTGAGGGAAGAAAGAGATATGAGGCCTGAAACTTTTACAAGCCTTGTATCTGCTCTTCTTTATGAGAAAAG GTTTGGTCCATACTTTTGCCAGCCTGTTATAGCTGGACTAGGCAATGACAACAAGCCCTTCATTTGCACTATGGATTCTATTGGGGCCAA GGAGCTTGCCAAAGACTTTGTTGTTGCTGGAACTGCCTCGGAATCGCTGTATGGTGCATGTGAATCAATGTTCAAGCCTGATATG GAAGCAGAAGAATTGTTCGAGACCATCTCACAGGCACTCCTGTCATCAGTCGATCGAGACTGTCTGAGTGGCTGGGGAGGACATGCATATCTCGT CACACCTGATGAAGTTACAGAGAGAATCCTCAAGGGAAGGATGGATTAG